One window of Microbispora sp. ZYX-F-249 genomic DNA carries:
- a CDS encoding putative leader peptide, protein MPADPLLVVRRHVDLLRVRSAICIDAG, encoded by the coding sequence ATGCCAGCGGACCCGTTGCTCGTCGTGCGACGCCACGTCGATCTCCTGCGTGTCCGTAGCGCGATCTGTATCGACGCCGGCTGA